The genomic window AGCCCGTCCAGCACATTACAAATTTACAACTACCAGACTATACTGCATCTCAACGTATTGTCGAAAACaaaaacatcatgcacatcttAGTTACCCCGTATTTTTAAAAATGTTATTTCCCCTAAAATTTATTCGCACGTAGTTCATTTAAAAAGACCATTTTATTTGCTCCCTGCACCACCGCACACGCACATATTACACGAGAAAAAGAAAGTAAAAATATATACATTTCACACAAACTTGCTCGATATTCTCGATCGTCGACCACGCTTTTAGCCTCTGGGGAAGTTTACAAACCCATCGTATTAAGCTGTTAAACTAAGCAACTTCAAAAGCATCTGATGCTACGTGTTAATTACTTTACATTAATTTTGTCTCACTCACATGACGGGTCCATTCTAATACTACTAAGACATTTCATTCTTCAGCCTACTGTTTGCATGGGACCAGACATGGTGGTTGGGACATATActatcatttatttatttattttagatggCTACAGTGAGAGTGGGCGCCAAATCTGACAAACGTCCAAGTCAATGTGGGAACACACATGCCCTCTAGATTCCAGTTTTTCACAGGGCAGATAGTAAATTGGCATGCACAATGCAatctatatatttatttttatttacagATTTTTTCACAGGGCAAATATCTGTGTGTCCTAATCTGATTTTGCaacaatatatttatatatttatttgtgtttcCTAGAAAGTCCTTTGGCCAGGAAGTGAGAGGTTGGTGCATGTTTGCCACCTAAGAGAAAGTGGTGCTCCCATTGTCTTCTCTGCTTTAAGTAAAGCAAACAAGAGGATAGAAGGaaggataaaaaaaagaaatcagtCGAACAAAGGAATAAAAGGTAGATCAAAATATGGAGCCCTGCCAAtctttatcaattttttttggtgTAAAGGTGGTTTTGATGTAAAATTCAAGTTCTTGGGCCACCCTAGCCAACTTGAAATGATTTTTGTGCTTTTCtcaaaaaagtttttttaatgtttgCACAAGCTCACAGCAGAACAGTGCCCCATCTTATTATTCTCTCTATCGTTCATGAGAGCTGGCATCAAGCAAATTAGCTGCTCTATGTTCAGAACAGTAGATAAACTATTCTAATGAATGAACCAACTCTGGATCACAGTGTGATCAGATGTTGTTCTACCACCAAACTCAATTTTATATGCTCACTGATTGCACTGAAAACATATTTTTGTGGAAAAAAGGTTACACTGAAAACATTAACCTACCAGAAAACAACATATGGTTACACTCTTGCTTCAACAATAATTTTCCAAATTAAGACAAATCTTGCTTTGACAAACCCTAAGAATGAAAAAGAGGGGAAGCAAGATAAAACAAATAATGTATTTCAAATAAATGAAGAAAGGCATGACCCTAAAAAAAGAACCATTTCCCTGCTTGATCCCTAGTTCCCTACCCTGAAGTCTGAACTTAATATGATAGGAGAGGAAAAGAGAGCACTGGGCTCATATCTCATTGTCCTTTTGCCAGCCTCCGTCTTCCAGCTCAATCTTGTACCTTTGCCCCATGCCTCAGCCACCCCGTGATGCGTGGCGACACTAGGGTGGTATACGACACTGTGCATACGATTCCCTCCCCCCACAAAACcccagaattttttttaatgaactgTTGATGCTGCTCCAGTCACTTCTCACTTGCATTGCATTCATCTGCACATGCTTTCTGAGTTCCTTGGCCTCTGCATTCTTCAGCTTCAGCAGTGAGTGCTGCTGCAGTGGCTTAAAGGTAATTAAGGTTCTTGCAGTTCTGTTCTTTGATTTCTTGGAATGGTCTGGTAATTAGTATCAAGCCAAAAAATAGTAACTATTAGTAGGTAATAGTGGTAGCTATCTTGGTGCTGAGGTGATGCTTGGGTAACCTGATGAGATGATGGAATTGTTTTGCAGTTCTGTTGCCAGTTCCTGAAGAAAGGAAGCAAATCTGGCGAGGTTTCTGCAGGGGGGAGGAAGAGGCATTAGCATCCAGTGCTTGCTTCCTGTGGGATGAAAAGAACTGGTGGTCTACCAGCCAGATCCTCCCTGTGCAGGATTGGACATTGTGGCacaacacatttttttttcctggtgGCCAGTAGCTATCTCCAATAACTAAAGATCATCTCAGCTTTTCTGTGTTCAGTTGCTGCCATCATTCTGCTCCCAGCATCCAAGCTCTAGATAGAAATCTTGCTTCAAGATTCTAGCAGCATTTCTGTTGGTGTTCTTGATTAGGAAGGCAGACAGATTAATTGGCTGGTTTTGTTTCGTTTCCCTGCTCAACTGTTTCTGATGGTCTGCTTCTGAAGAAAAAGGCTTGCCATTTCTGATAATTTGCTCATCATTTCTGCTCTTGCTGCTGTTCATCAGTTCCATAGCAGCAAACtagcaatcaccaacaaatttTCAGAAGCCTGAAGAAATCTTCCTGCAATTTGCAAAGAAAACAGAGGAAGAAATTTTTGTTGCAGCCGAGAATGGCTAGAAGTTGCAGGCAttctcttctcatcttgctgCCATTGCTGCTTGCAATGGTGCCTGAATCCACGCAGCTGCAGTCCTCCCAGACATGGTCGCTGCTCAAGATCCAGCAGCTGCTCAACTACCCGCCGGTGCTCAGCAactggagcaaccacaccgacTTCTGCTACGGCGGCGACTATAAGACCGCCTCGGCCTTCGTCGAGTGCTACGGCGACAGCGTCACGCAGCTCCACATCATCGGTCCCGGCGGCGCGCCTCCGCTGCCGAAGACGTTCTCCATCGACGCCTTCTTCACGACGCTGTCGAGGCTGCCGGACCTCAGGGTGCTCACGCTCACCGGGCTCGGCCTCTGGGGCCCCCTGCCGGAGAAGGTGTCCCGGCTGGCGGCGCTGGAGATCGTCAACGTGAGCGGCAACTACCTCTACGGCCAGCTCCCGGAGGGGCTGTCGCGGCTCGGCAACCTCCAGACGCTGATCGCTGACGACAACATGCTGTCCGGCGAGCTGCCTGGCTGGCTCGGGAAGCTGCCGTCGCTGGCCGTGCTGAGCCTCAGGAACAACTCGCTGCAGGGGACGCTGCCGGAGTCTGTCATGGACATGGGGTCGCTCAGGTCGCTGGCGCTCGCGTCCAACAACCTCTCAGGCGACCTGCCAGACCTGAGCGCGCTTAAGAACCTGCAGGTGATCGACCTCGCCAACAACTCGCTCGGGCCAGCGTTCCCGCGGCTGGGGAGGAAGGTGGCCAGAGTCGTGCTCAGCGGCAACCGCTTCAGCGACGGCCTCCCCGGCGAGCTCAGCTCCTTCTACCTCCTCGAGCACCTCGATGTGTCAAGGAACCGGTTCGTCGGGCCCTTCGCGCCGGCGCTTCTCGCGCTGCCGTCCATAGAGTACCTCAGCATCGCCGGGAATCACTTCACCGGGCTGCTCGCCGGCAACATGTCCTGCGGCGAGAACCTCCGGTTCGTCGACCTGTCGTCGAACCTCCTCACCGGGAACCTCCCGTTCTGCCTTACCAGAGTCAGGTCAAGCAAGAATGACGACTCCAAAGTGGCGCTCTTCGCGGCGGCGAACTGCCTCTCCGCCACCGACGGCGACGTCGGTTCGCAGCGCCCGTCCCTGTTCTGCCAGAACCAGGCGCTGGCCGTGGGCATCGTGCCTGACCAGGCGCGCGGCAAGAACCACGGCTCCAGGGCCGTCCTCGTGGTCGGCATTGTCACGGCCGCGCTCGCCGGCGCGGTGCTCGCCGGCGTCGCCGTCTTGCTCGCCGTGAGGAAGGTGACCATGAGGCGCGCCAAGGCCAGGCCGCCCAGACGGCTGGTGGAGCACGCATCGAGCGCTTATCCTTCGCAGTTCTTCGCCGATGCGCGTACGATCTTGTTCTCTTTGCGCATTTCGTTTAGTACTCAAAACCTCTTAAATCATCAGCTTAATTTCAGTGTCAGTAACATGTTCTTCGATGGCTGTGATGATCAGGTTACATATCTCAGACGATGAAATTGGGAGCTCTAGGAATTCCGGCGTACAGATCATTTTCTTTGGTGGAGCTTGAAGCGGCAACCAACAATTTTGAGTTGTCCTGTCTCATGGGGCACGATGCTCACGGCCAGGTAGTATTTTGTATTTGTCCTGTTCTCCACCAATCCATTGACACTTTGTTCAGATTCAATTCCTTTGAACTCAAATTCAATTtctgttagttcaataaaaataCTAGCCATTCTCTTGAATGAACTACTCTGTCTAGATTATAATTGATTTCTGCTGGAATCGAGCTGTTTCATGTGAAATTTCTGTAAGTTTCTTGTGGAATGATCTGCGCTTTTGCTGTCAGATGTACCGCGGAACGCTGAGCAACGGGACTCCGGTGACGATCCGGTCGCTGCGAGTGAAGAGGAGCCAGACGTCGCAGAGCTTTAACCGGCACATCGAGATGATCTCCAAGCTGCGGCACCGGCACCTGGTCAGCGCGCTGGGCCACTGCTTCGAGTACAACCTCGACGACTCCACCGTCACGCAGCTCTACCTTGTGTTCGAGTACGTGCAGAACGGCAACCTCAGGAGCAGGATCTCACGTGAGTTCCTCCCCAATCATCTTGTCAAATGTTGTTCATAGCTCCGACGCACGGCCCGATCACCAACACGTGGCACACGTGTCGGTGATCGGGCTGTCAGTTAGATAATATAGAATACAGTTAGATAATATAGAATACGCAGCTCTCGTGCTTATTCgcgaaaaagaaaagaatggtGAAAGAAAACTCATGTGACTAGTTGATGATCATTGCCTCCTTGGTGTATGTTCAGAAGGAACAGAAGGGAGGAAGCTCCCCTGGATGCAGAGGATATCGGCCGCCATTGGTGTGGCGAAGGGCATCCAGTTCCTGCACGGAGGGATCATGCCTGGCCTGTTCGCGAACAATCTGAAGATCACCAACGTCCTTCTGGATCAGAATCTTGTCGCCAAGATCGGCAGCTACAACATCCCCATCCTAGCCGAAACCGCGAAATCCGAGGTGAAGTTGATGCAATTGGTTCTAATCATGCGTTCTAATCTCTGAAGAATCCAACCAGTATGACTGGACTAACAATGCTGTGTTGTATCATCTTTTTTGTTGGATATTATGCAGGGAGGAGGTGGAAGCAGGTATCCATCTGATAGGTACTTGAAGATCATATAGTTAGCTAATCTAAGTACCAATTGCGATGGATCTTGGTAAGATCATCTAGTTTGCTGCCAATAACATTTTGCAGGGTACCGAACGGCGACAAGATTGATATCTACGATTTCGGCGTGATTCTGCTTGAGGTTGTGTCAGGAAGGCCCATCACATCCATACATGAGGTGGAAATCATGAAAGAACAGGTGATCACCATCAGGGattacaatttttttcgttcaccGGCGAGAAGAccaaattcatgaaatttcacCAAAAATTCGGTCAATTTTCGTCCTCATATATGTGGGTCTCGCGCGTTAGTGAAAGAAAAATCTGGAATTAGATACTTCGTTCCCTCTAAAATTCACGTAGTTTCAGCGAAATTTTGACACCATGCATACATCTCTGGTCTCTGCACCTCACATTGCGTAGTGCCTACTAACCACCTGAACCTGCACGCAGCTGCAATCGGCGCTGACGTCGGAAGGCCcggggaggaagaggagctTCGCGGACCAGTCGGTGAGCAAGGCGTGCTCCGACGAGTCGCTGCGGACGGTGATGGAGATCTGCCTGCGGTGCCTGGGCAAGGAGGCGGCGCAGCGGCCGTCGGTGGAGGACGTGCTCTGGAACCTGCAGTTCGCCGCGCAGGTGCAGGACGACTGGCGGGGGGACTCCCAGAGCAGCGAGGAGTCGCCGCTGTCGCCGTCGCAGATCCCCAGAGGATCCAACAGAGCAGATGCCTAGGTAGATAATctaccccttcttcttcctctctactCAATCAGCATTGCACTTGCACATCTGGATGACGATGATCATGCCGTGCGACTAGGTTCTTGCACacctgaatgatgatcatgctGTGCAACTAGGATCTGAA from Phragmites australis chromosome 14, lpPhrAust1.1, whole genome shotgun sequence includes these protein-coding regions:
- the LOC133890461 gene encoding probable inactive leucine-rich repeat receptor-like protein kinase At3g03770 isoform X1, whose translation is MARSCRHSLLILLPLLLAMVPESTQLQSSQTWSLLKIQQLLNYPPVLSNWSNHTDFCYGGDYKTASAFVECYGDSVTQLHIIGPGGAPPLPKTFSIDAFFTTLSRLPDLRVLTLTGLGLWGPLPEKVSRLAALEIVNVSGNYLYGQLPEGLSRLGNLQTLIADDNMLSGELPGWLGKLPSLAVLSLRNNSLQGTLPESVMDMGSLRSLALASNNLSGDLPDLSALKNLQVIDLANNSLGPAFPRLGRKVARVVLSGNRFSDGLPGELSSFYLLEHLDVSRNRFVGPFAPALLALPSIEYLSIAGNHFTGLLAGNMSCGENLRFVDLSSNLLTGNLPFCLTRVRSSKNDDSKVALFAAANCLSATDGDVGSQRPSLFCQNQALAVGIVPDQARGKNHGSRAVLVVGIVTAALAGAVLAGVAVLLAVRKVTMRRAKARPPRRLVEHASSAYPSQFFADARYISQTMKLGALGIPAYRSFSLVELEAATNNFELSCLMGHDAHGQMYRGTLSNGTPVTIRSLRVKRSQTSQSFNRHIEMISKLRHRHLVSALGHCFEYNLDDSTVTQLYLVFEYVQNGNLRSRISQGTEGRKLPWMQRISAAIGVAKGIQFLHGGIMPGLFANNLKITNVLLDQNLVAKIGSYNIPILAETAKSEGGGGSSLLPITFCRVPNGDKIDIYDFGVILLEVVSGRPITSIHEVEIMKEQLQSALTSEGPGRKRSFADQSVSKACSDESLRTVMEICLRCLGKEAAQRPSVEDVLWNLQFAAQVQDDWRGDSQSSEESPLSPSQIPRGSNRADA
- the LOC133890461 gene encoding probable inactive leucine-rich repeat receptor-like protein kinase At3g03770 isoform X3 — translated: MARSCRHSLLILLPLLLAMVPESTQLQSSQTWSLLKIQQLLNYPPVLSNWSNHTDFCYGGDYKTASAFVECYGDSVTQLHIIGPGGAPPLPKTFSIDAFFTTLSRLPDLRVLTLTGLGLWGPLPEKVSRLAALEIVNVSGNYLYGQLPEGLSRLGNLQTLIADDNMLSGELPGWLGKLPSLAVLSLRNNSLQGTLPESVMDMGSLRSLALASNNLSGDLPDLSALKNLQVIDLANNSLGPAFPRLGRKVARVVLSGNRFSDGLPGELSSFYLLEHLDVSRNRFVGPFAPALLALPSIEYLSIAGNHFTGLLAGNMSCGENLRFVDLSSNLLTGNLPFCLTRVRSSKNDDSKVALFAAANCLSATDGDVGSQRPSLFCQNQALAVGIVPDQARGKNHGSRAVLVVGIVTAALAGAVLAGVAVLLAVRKVTMRRAKARPPRRLVEHASSAYPSQFFADARYISQTMKLGALGIPAYRSFSLVELEAATNNFELSCLMGHDAHGQMYRGTLSNGTPVTIRSLRVKRSQTSQSFNRHIEMISKLRHRHLVSALGHCFEYNLDDSTVTQLYLVFEYVQNGNLRSRISQGTEGRKLPWMQRISAAIGVAKGIQFLHGGIMPGLFANNLKITNVLLDQNLVAKIGSYNIPILAETAKSEGGGGSRVPNGDKIDIYDFGVILLEVVSGRPITSIHEVEIMKEQLQSALTSEGPGRKRSFADQSVSKACSDESLRTVMEICLRCLGKEAAQRPSVEDVLWNLQFAAQVQDDWRGDSQSSEESPLSPSQIPRGSNRADA
- the LOC133890461 gene encoding probable inactive leucine-rich repeat receptor-like protein kinase At3g03770 isoform X2, whose product is MARSCRHSLLILLPLLLAMVPESTQLQSSQTWSLLKIQQLLNYPPVLSNWSNHTDFCYGGDYKTASAFVECYGDSVTQLHIIGPGGAPPLPKTFSIDAFFTTLSRLPDLRVLTLTGLGLWGPLPEKVSRLAALEIVNVSGNYLYGQLPEGLSRLGNLQTLIADDNMLSGELPGWLGKLPSLAVLSLRNNSLQGTLPESVMDMGSLRSLALASNNLSGDLPDLSALKNLQVIDLANNSLGPAFPRLGRKVARVVLSGNRFSDGLPGELSSFYLLEHLDVSRNRFVGPFAPALLALPSIEYLSIAGNHFTGLLAGNMSCGENLRFVDLSSNLLTGNLPFCLTRVRSSKNDDSKVALFAAANCLSATDGDVGSQRPSLFCQNQALAVGIVPDQARGKNHGSRAVLVVGIVTAALAGAVLAGVAVLLAVRKVTMRRAKARPPRRLVEHASSAYPSQFFADARYISQTMKLGALGIPAYRSFSLVELEAATNNFELSCLMGHDAHGQMYRGTLSNGTPVTIRSLRVKRSQTSQSFNRHIEMISKLRHRHLVSALGHCFEYNLDDSTVTQLYLVFEYVQNGNLRSRISQGTEGRKLPWMQRISAAIGVAKGIQFLHGGIMPGLFANNLKITNVLLDQNLVAKIGSYNIPILAETAKSEGGGGSRYPSDRVPNGDKIDIYDFGVILLEVVSGRPITSIHEVEIMKEQLQSALTSEGPGRKRSFADQSVSKACSDESLRTVMEICLRCLGKEAAQRPSVEDVLWNLQFAAQVQDDWRGDSQSSEESPLSPSQIPRGSNRADA